CTGCAAATCTGGACTGATCTAAATATACCTTTTCTTGGTTTTATTCAGATAATTTAGTGAACATGCTTCTTGTGAAAGGCCCCAGCTGCCTGAGGACGGTTGTAACAGTCAAAACACCTTTGGAAAACCTCCACCCTACCCTGTATTTACAGACAAACAAACTGATGAGCCCAGATGTGATAAAACTATACAGTAATAAAACACTGTAGTTATAGTAGAGTCCTGCTGGCTTTCATTTCAGCCATTTAATTAGAGAGAATAATTTACACCTCGAGGATATAAAACCTGCATGACTGAAAACTTTTGTAATTAAAGTTTATCCAAACGTCAAAACTAAAACTGGTTTATTCTTTACACAATACTTTTGTAATTAAGTCTTTGATACatgaaaaaatatttaacataACAATGCATTTCCGAAACTCAATATAATAATTATCTCAAATACTGTGCCTACTCTTCTAAGGAGTCCAAACAAAGCAGGAACAGGTTTGACAGCTGATGAACTGTATGAAGGCAAAACAAAAAGTCTCGTTCATTCACTTTTATTGGCCTCTCCTTTAGAAAACAGTTCAAACAAATCCATTAAAACCTTATTAAATCACTACATGGATATTtagatggaaaaaaataaacacacaaaaaaacaaatatcggTACTTTCTTTCTACAACATCAAACAATGCATATTTAGGGTAGTAACAGTACATGAAGGCAATGTGAGACACAGAGGACGTGTCCCAGACACGGCAGCACACAgtgtcagtgagtgagtgagtaccGCTATGGTATTGGCTTTACTTTAATCCCATCTATGTTACAGCTGGGAAGGCACTGATGAACACTGACCAGAGCATTTTGGCCACTTTAATCATTACATGGGGCTATTTGTCAGAACTTTAGTGCAACTTCTTTCCCTTCAGTAAGCAAAATCCCATGTGGGCCCATATTCaggggaaaagaaaacaaacagtggACTGTAACACTTCAACATTATTTCACTCGTATAGTGATGTCCTGAGCTTTTTTCATCCACATGAGCCAACGGTAGTGGGTTTTTAAGATTGTTTAAGCAACAACTGTTGCGTGTGAACATTGTAACAGCAGAAACCAACCAtcactttaaaggaatagtttgacattttgggaaattcatATTCCTGTCTCTAAGTTAGATGGGAAGATTAATACCACTCTCGTACGGTAAATATGACAATGCAGCCACgagacggttagcttagcttagataaagactggaaacagggggaaacagctaggaTGGCTCTGTACAAAGGTAACAattctgcctaccagcacctctaaagctcactaataaaCAGgtgctttagaggtgctggtaggcagattttatttttatctttggACTGAGccgggctagctgtttccccccgtttctagtctttgtgctaagctaagctatccgtctgctggctgtagcttcacattTAGGAAATATGAGAATGGCATCGATCTTTTCATCCTCTTggcaaaaaaagcaaacaatttAAATGAAGTGAAAAAGCCCAAACATAATTATCTTACAAAGCTAACAACTGCATCTGCAGTCTCCATACAAAATGTGCTGAGTACCTTTAAGAGGGAAATAACGGTACATATCGTCGCTAATCCCAGTGAACAAAATCAATTCCTAAATGCATTTTAACTACTAAGGGAACTCCTCACATATCCTTTTTAGGATTAGGTTACTGTGTTTTTAGTATGTTACATAAAATCTGCATACTTGGGCTAAATGTCGAgttgcaattaaaaaaaaacaacatctttaCCATCTGAAGTGGATCAAGTTAAACAGCCAGAAATATTCCCTTTATGATACCAAACCTCATTTAGGGCCAAACCCCTAAAAATGGTCGCCCTAAAGCAGGTATACAATAAGCTACAGTAGCAAGTCCCTCAAATCCCACAATCCCTCAAAATTCCTTTCACAGAAATCATAAATAGTACAATACACTTTGGACCCTCTGATCAACATCCATCCCCTGATTTACGTAGTACCAGTTGGTTTTTCCTCATTTCATTACAATCTCCAAACAAAGCccccttttgttttttaaagaatgaGCGGGTCAGTTCAGAAACAGCATTTCAACCTCCACAAAGTGATAATGACTAGTGTTACTGATGAGGGCAAAGAACAGCACAGAGGAGCAGGGAGGATGAAGGATGGAGGGATAGAAGGGGACAGGGTGGAGTGTTAAGTCTCATAAAACAGTGGTTAATCTCAAGGGTGGGATAGCGCGCTCTGGCCTCTGAGAACATGAGTGACAAGTGACCTCAGATGGTCTGGTAGCCGGCGTGGCTCCTCTTCCTGCCGATGAGGTAGGCCAAGAGCACGATGAGGACGAGACCTGCTAAAGCTGCGCCGACTATGATGGGGATCAACATGTCATCTTCATCCAACTGGCATTCCTCCGCTGAGAGAGTGAAAACACCAGAGAAGACAAATTAGAGCAAGAaagcagatttatttttatcattttctaCTAGACGGAAGAGTTTACCTGCTCCAAACTGATCTCCGGTGAGGCCGAAGGGCTGCACCTGCACCTGGAAGGTGTCGATTGACAAATCCTGGGCCACATTCAGAGTTTGTTGCTCATGGCACATGTATGAGAAGCCCAGGGTGCCCCGCAGGTAGTCCAGACTGGCGTTATCGGCCGAGAAGGGCTCTGTAGCAGAGGACAGAGCAGGGAGGGATTACAGTGGCGAAGAGGTATCCAGTAAAACAAAAGGAATACAGACCGGATACAAAAAGAGAAGTGTGAAGAGGGAGAACAGATTTTAATAAAAAGGAGATCAACTTTAGAGATGATTAAATAAAGATTTCACCACTTTGCATAGAGAATTTAAATGCGGTTGCTTAGTTCAGGACCCGGTGATCTCAACAGTAATCgcacccattaaaaaaaaaaaactgcagaatCACTACAAGTGAGCTAATTGAAAACATAGCGAGACAATACTCCAGCCAATTAGCCATCCCCATAAAAGAATGAATTCATGTTGCGAGCAAAGTGCTGTAAATTTGTCAAGTTTTACAGACAGAATAAAAGGACTGCTGCACGAGACCAAAGACGGAGGAAGGAGTTCAGAACAACTAGTCTTCCAGTTAACTGGTGACTGAATGTCTATGTAtcatgcctagttcacactacacaactttagccctggttttctgctcacTGACAGTTTTTGGGAGCTCaccgacaaaagccccagatcagaggcaaattgcCGTTGGCTCGCCACTCGCACATCGGCGCTTGGGTGTTATGTGTgcgacacattccagatatctagcgtgctaaatatctggacctgtcggggagagcgagagacacgggttgaggggaaacctagGGGacgatgataataataataataggaactttactgtatgtgttgcatttatCAACACGGAGCACAGTGGTTGTTGCACCTTAAGGAATAAATAGTAAGAGTGTGGAAACGGGCAATTTTGTGAAcacgtgccaacaacaacatcagcaatgtgtcttgcGCATGGTGTCACgtcatttactgtgtattttCTCGAGTGCGTTTTCATGACAAAACATAGTTTGGGGACGTCATCgaggattcctcctggtgaaagatcttgtagtgggTGACCCCGTCTCCGGTCATTCacgtagtgtgaaaaccacaaagacttaaagactcccgattacaCGACAGCAAGTTATGAAGTGTGAACGGTACAgcgatctgacgactttgaaagtcttgaggtgtgaacttggctttagAGAACAGGAAGAAAACATTAAGCAGCCTCTGTGAAtgcctctttgtggtcgttttcaTACCCATTTAACTCTTGAGAgggaaagttcattcttgaacTTAATAGTATTTTGACAAAATTATCTTTAACTCAAGAATGTTCAATTGCATCTTGGTTTGCTCAGTTGACTGTAATGGTCatgtatttaaatttattttgtcAAAATATCCATTTACAGGGCACCCCCGTAGCTTAGGGGTTAAAACAGTGACCATGTTGCATTGCTCTCttgtttcctgtcatctctctactTCCTGAGTAAGGGCACTAAAATGCCCCAAAATACTATTCAGTTACATTTTCAATGTggagaaagaaacaaaatagCAGATTTGAGACCACACCACTgtaaaatagtataatacttATGGCCACGGGTGTAATCCAGTTCATCACCAAAATGTGTCTCTTATTAGGTTATATGTATAAACATCATATAGCCACATATCTTGTATAAATTATAAGGAAGATAAACCTGTGTCAACTCTACCCATGCAAGTATTAACTGATTTGGGCCTTTTAGCACATTCCTATGAtgcagttgaatcaacaccgACACCTTTCTTTacacagtttcaacaaaaactaaatatttcaTAATGGTAAGATCTATTGCAGGGCTGCTGTATTAGATTACATCATATCAGAGTAGAGTAGATTTTAAgcaccacagtgtaaaaaaacacataaggGGGTCTGTATGAAGTAACCTTTGTAATATTTACTATTTGACTTCATTCATtgtataaatttaaaaaatattgaaacACCAAATTACTGTCAGTTACACGAGGCACAGTATTactgacaaaaaataaataaattcaaaaattcataaaaataaatacataaattaataaaagaggaaattaaacagacaaacagattaaataaataaaggaattcatatacaatgttaaaaaaaaaaaaaaagaatttaatttaattaatattatttttgctacttttaatggcatatttatttatttattcatttatttatctttttttttttttagagagaattttgtttttttttggccttTATTAGAAAGTGACAATGATAGGTGAGCTATTGGGGTGCCtgatatattcatttatttttgattttggcaggttctgtcttcCATAGGATACTGGGAGGTAAACTGCACTCACCTTTCATGTCTGGCCAGGCTGCTGACAGAGACACTTCACTCAGGTGGAACTTATTGGTCGTAGTATTCTGGAGAGAAACAGCAAGACCACCAAAAGTCAGTACCACTGAAGTAAAGTAGGTTCACCACAAGCTCCAGCTGCCATCTAGTGGCCGTTTCATGAAATACAAAGGGTTTAATGCACATGGTTGTGAGGGCGGACACAGTAACTTaccagagagaagaaaaaggtgAGGTTGATCTTCTTCTCTGCATCCATTGAGAGCCGCAGGGTGGCGTTGTCAGGGTCACATGATCCAGAGCCCTTTGTCATATTGGGCTGAAGGTTCACGACATCCTGCACAGTCTGTAAAGGAATAGGAGTTAACATTTAGCATTTCAAACCTGTTAATATGTCTATATCTTTAGCTCCAACAGAATTCAGACAACAGTGTTGGGGTTTATATTCA
This DNA window, taken from Sebastes fasciatus isolate fSebFas1 chromosome 14, fSebFas1.pri, whole genome shotgun sequence, encodes the following:
- the lamp1b gene encoding lysosome-associated membrane glycoprotein 1b, which encodes MTQTRCLGVTLLLILAAVLHQGFATVAPPTTAQTTAAPHKEPGRPEKGNYKVTSSNGTTCLLASMGLQLNITFNSVSQNKTVQDVVNLQPNMTKGSGSCDPDNATLRLSMDAEKKINLTFFFSLNTTTNKFHLSEVSLSAAWPDMKEPFSADNASLDYLRGTLGFSYMCHEQQTLNVAQDLSIDTFQVQVQPFGLTGDQFGAAEECQLDEDDMLIPIIVGAALAGLVLIVLLAYLIGRKRSHAGYQTI